One region of Strongyloides ratti genome assembly S_ratti_ED321, chromosome : X genomic DNA includes:
- a CDS encoding Carboxylesterase, type B domain-containing protein codes for MKLSIFLIFLINLATCWKKNEIDTYYGKIVGFDVTVLDEKVTQFLGVPYAQSPTIFYRFKQPYELEQNRFKKQPYFAVHKALGCPQHTRIMGFEGYDSLNPKETSENCLRLNMWVPKNGEKMPVIVFFHGGSWTVRTGSADKFNGSVLALKTKSIVVVPNFRLGFFGFAYLSGEDGIEGNMGLLDQQMVLTWINRVIESFGGTYTNRSIRILSDFIFDCELSRFAITYANFSKHNTYFYEYNRRSPINPWPEWTGAMHGDDLIDIFGIPFRHPEKYNTSILEREKKYSENVMWAIGNFTTYGNTTSVWNKLNATESKALVFNGELGQPGKTPPYTNVTPPTCTEFYKILVQSILRTALSNMLKMAQNKSPK; via the exons atgaaattgtcaatttttttaatatttttaatcaatcTTGCAACGTGTTGGAagaaaaatgaaattgataCATATTATGGAAAAATTGTTGGATTTGATGTT ACAGTATTAGATGAAAAAGTGACACAATTTTTAGGAGTCCCATATGCGCAATCTCCaactatattttatagattcAAGCAACCATATGAATTAGAACAAAATCGTTTTAAAAAACAACCTTATTTTGCAGTTCATAAAGCATTAGGATGTCCACAACATACTAGAATTATGGGTTTTGAAGGATATGATTCATTAAATCCAAAAGAGACAAGTGAAAATTGTCTTAGATTAAACATGTGGGTTCCAAAAAATGGAGAAAAAATGCCAGTTATAGTTTTTTTCCATGGTGGAAGTTGGACAGTAAGAACTGGTAGTGctgataaatttaatggaTCTGTTCTTGCTTTAAAAACAAAGTCAATAGTTGTTGTACCTAACTTTAGACTTGGATTTTTTGGTTTTGCTTATTTAAGTGGTGAAGATGGAATAGAAGGTAATATGGGATTATTAGATCAACAAATGGTATTAACATGGATTAATAGAGTAATTGAAAGTTTTGGTGGNACATATACTAACCGATCAATTAGAATTTTAtctgattttatttttgattgtGAACTTTCTAGATTTGCAATAACATATGcaaatttttctaaacataacacttatttttatgaatataataGACGATCACCAATTAATCCCTGGCCAGAATGGACTGGTGCAATGCATGGAGAtgatttaattgatatatttgGTATTCCATTTAGACATcctgaaaaatataatacaagTATTTTAGAACGTGAAAAAAAGTATTCAGAAAATGTAATGTGGGCAATAGGTAATTTTACAACTTATGGTAATACAACATCGGTATGGAATAAATTAAATGCTACTGAATCTAAAGCTCTTGTATTTAATGGAGAATTAGGACAACCAGGAAAAACACCACCTTATACAAATGTAACACCACCTACATGTACTGAATTTTATAAGATACTTGTTCAATCCATTCTACGGACTGCCCTTTCAAATATGTTGAAAATGGCACAAAATAAATCACCAAAGTGA
- a CDS encoding Acetylcholinesterase, producing the protein MKLSNFLIFLINLATCWNGNGIKTYFGEIVGFNYTLLGEKVTEYLGVPYAQSPTILNRFKPPYELEKDHFNNKNFTLYAVHKTSGCPQIIRTMGFDGYDASNPDDTNESCLKLNMWVPKDEKNMSVIVFFHGGSWTVRTGSADKFNGSVLALKTKSIVVVPNFRLGFFGFAYLKGKDGIEGNMGLLDQQMVLKWINRTIESFGGDKTKVTIFGTGTGASSVAAHLFSNNSKPLFKRGIMSSGTITHFMTTVSREIADTNTRNVSVLLNCSSSINDTSKTNTQIVECLRNKTIAELLDAARNVSAPGQMPTPFPFMPINNDTVFFNGSITYNYHKILFNKDVDLMFGRTADEATFFMATGFTNNSQFGCYFYPQKPANHSDNKCEMNITNFENLVKFGGKILNFNQTETDNLKTIYNKSASTYTNRSIRILSDFIFDCELSRFAITYANFSKHNTYFYEYNRRSPINPWPEWTGAMHGDDLIDIFGIPFRHPEKYNTSILEREKKYSENVMWAIGNFTTYGNTTSVWNKLNATESKALVFNGELGQPGKTPPYTNVTPPTCTEFYKILVQSILRTALSNMLKMAQNKSPN; encoded by the exons atgaaattgtctaattttttaatatttttaatcaatcTTGCAACGTGTTGGAACGGAAATGgaataaaaacatattttggAGAAATTGTTGGGTTTAATTAT aCATTATTAGGTGAAAAAGTGACAGAATATTTAGGAGTCCCATATGCACAATCTCCAACTATACTTAATAGATTCAAACCACCATATGAATTAGAAAAAgatcattttaataataaaaattttactttgtATGCTGTACATAAAACATCAGGATGTCCACAAATTATTAGAACAATGGGTTTTGACGGATATGATGCATCAAATCCAGATGACACTAATGAAAGTTGTCTTAAATTAAACATGTGGGTTCcaaaagatgaaaaaaatatgtcaGTTATAGTTTTTTTCCATGGTGGTAGTTGGACAGTAAGAACTGGTAGTGctgataaatttaatggaAGTGTTCTTGCTTTAAAAACAAAGTCAATAGTTGTTGTACCAAACTTTAGACTAGGATTTTTTGGTTTTGCTTATTTAAAAGGTAAAGATGGAATAGAAGGTAACATGGGATTATTAGATCAACAAATGGTATTAAAATGGATTAATAGAACAATTGAGAGTTTTGGTGGTGATAAAACAAAAGTAACTATTTTTGGAACAGGTACTGGGGCATCTTCAGTAGCAGCTCATTTATTTTCCAATAATAGTAAACCACTTTTTAAAAGAGGAATAATGAGTTCTGGTACTATAACACATTTTATGACTACAGTTTCAAGAGAGATAGCAGACACAAATACTAGAAATGTTTCAGTATTGTTAAATTGCAGTAGTAGCATAAATGATACATCAAAAACCAACACACAAATTGTAGAATGTTTACGTAATAAAACTATAGCAGAATTGTTAGATGCTGCAAGAAATGTTAGTGCTCCTGGTCAAATGCCAACACCATTTCCTTTTATGCCTATTAATAACGATACAGTTTTTTTCAATGGAAGTATAACATATAACTATCATAAgatattgtttaataaagATGTTGATTTAATGTTTGGAAGAACAGCTGATGAAGCAACATTTTTTATGGCAACTGGTTTCACAAATAATAGTCAGTTTGgttgttatttttatccACAAAAACCTGCTAATCATTCTGATAATAAATGTGAAATGAATATTACAAACTTTGAAAATCTAGTTAAATTTGGaggaaaaatattaaattttaatcaaaCAGAAactgataatttaaaaacaatttacaACAAGTCTGCTAGCACATATACTAACCGATCAATTAGAATTTTAtctgattttatttttgattgtGAACTTTCTAGATTTGCAATAACATATGcaaatttttctaaacataacacttatttttatgaatataataGACGATCACCAATTAATCCCTGGCCAGAATGGACTGGTGCAATGCATGGAGAtgatttaattgatatatttgGTATTCCATTTAGACATcctgaaaaatataatacaagTATTTTAGAACGTGAAAAAAAGTATTCAGAAAATGTAATGTGGGCAATAGGTAATTTTACAACTTATGGTAATACAACATCGGTATGGAATAAATTAAATGCTACTGAATCTAAAGCTCTTGTATTTAATGGAGAATTAGGACAACCAGGAAAAACACCACCTTATACAAATGTAACACCACCTACATGTACTGAATTTTATAAGATACTTGTTCAATCCATTCTACGGACTGCCCTTTCAAATATGTTGAAAATGGCACAAAATAAATCACCAAA ttaa